The sequence below is a genomic window from Phoenix dactylifera cultivar Barhee BC4 chromosome 16, palm_55x_up_171113_PBpolish2nd_filt_p, whole genome shotgun sequence.
GCTTTTTTCCTGTCACTGGAGGGGAAAAGGATGTGTGGTGCTGACCACCTTGCCCCAATTGTCTCTTGCCTTGGTATTGCAAAAGGCCAAGCCTaccaaaatcatttaagaaactGATTCTTTTGACAAACAATAAGCTCTCTGTAGCAGAAGACAACTTAGGTATCTTGAGCTTTCTTTCAAGATTATTAGtccaaaacaaaaggaaaaacccAACAGAGACGGTTCCACTCGAAGTACCCAATGCCTCTTTATCCCTCACTTTCGTCCCTTTTGAGGTCTGTTTATCTTTACTTTTCACCTTTAAAAAGCTTTTTAACATTCTCTGGACAAAACCCTTTTTGTCTTTAATGTGGAGTAATCTAGCTTAAGGGTCTGGACCTTGAAACGTGGATAAACAAAGTAAATTTTAGTGATTTTTATGGCACTGAAACTGGGATTGCGGTccaaaattggatttttttctttattacttCAGACATTAGAATTCAGTACCACCATTTCATTTACTTAGCAGTAACTGGATTTTGGCTGAtagttttatttaaaattctagTTAGACAAACGTCAGTTCCCACAGATAGCCAGACTTTGTTTATGTTCTCAAACCCCTTGAAACTTTTGTCGACAAAGGAGGGCTGAATGGTTGATATTTGTTGCAACTACGATGCTATGCGTCTTTCAACAAAAGGGAcacctttatttttttatatctcCGAAAGGAAATTAAAAGTTAACGTATTTTAGAATACGTCAAGGTCAAAATAGCTTCTTTCAGGAGTATTTATGGGCTATAAAAACTCGCGAGGGGAGCTGTTGTTCTCTTTACCGTGCTAAGCTCGGACCTTTTCCGAGTCATTGTTTGATTGGTGGGAATGCTTTGGGTGGTGGCTTTGCACATAGGAAAGAATGTTGGATTTTGATGGGAAGTAGGGATATCTAAAAACGAATCTGGCCCCTGGATCGCTGGCTTTGGTTCTCTGGCTGCTTAGTGCTGACCAACCCATTTTGGTGAGTaccttccttctctctctctctctctctcaagacTTAGATGTCTTCATACTGTTTCAATGCTATTACTTATTTACTTTTGATAAAGTATACCTGTGTCGTTAAGGCAAGCCTTTTTTTTGCAGGCAATGAACTCCAGCAAAATGTCTTCAAGGCATAAGCGCTCCAAGAGGTAGCTGATCTCTTAGGGAGATATGTTTATacttatttttctctcttttctctgttACTGGTTCTTAGAGTACTCCAAAGATTTTTGGGAAAGTTGAAGTTAGGTTACTTTAGCTGTAAAATATATGGTATTTTATAGATGCGCATCTAGTGTGTTTATGAAAGATTTGGCATTAATTTCTGAATAAATGCATCCTTGTTGATAACTGTTGCTTTGCAATGACAGTGATTCTgaaaggagagctagggaagataAATTGGATTCTTCACCTAAGGCCTTCCAAAAGGTTAAGCAggtaaaaaaaatcttattttctTTCCCTCAATTTTAGCATCTCCTGTATCTAGAATCCTAAGTTTTCAAAGTTTGTTTATGCTGAGGAAAATAAAACTTATGGTCAATGACTCTGATTGTAATGGTGTTAAGCTTTGGTGATCTTAGCCTTTAGATTAAAATTTAGCTTATTTTTTTCCATGTTTGTGGCTTTTGGTTTCTAAGGAACCTTTAAGTCATCTTAAGGGGAAAAGATGATGTTCTGAAGATGGTGCCTTAGCAGCAGCAAGATtttatttgattagatcaggAGTGAATTTGTTTCTCCATGGTCAATCCAGTTTTGTCCCGTAGAAGTAATACTAgacatttatttatttgatttggTTTTTAGGAGAAGGGAAATGGCAAGGGAGATttcaacatgaaaaagaaaccaCTGCCTGATGCTGAGATCCAGCACTCTTTGAAACAAGAGGTATGCAATGGAACCTGTACCTCTCTGAAATAAGAATAATGGGAATTTGTCTTGCTCACCAAGTTATCAACATCTTCATCTGTCAGTTTTTGGTTTGTTGTTAATTCCTCTCAAATATCAGCTTCGATTGGCTGATTGCTGACTCAgtcattttatctttttctctcCAATTATGACTCTAACGAGCCTGTGATCCTTTGAACATCAAGCACTGGATGTTCAAAAGACAAAGCCATTGGACAACTTTGtcatttaccaaacacaatgaTCCTTCGGTGTGGATGGCTTTAAATTTTAGGTTCCTTTTCTATTTCTTAGTGAATTTGATAGCATTTTATCAGTATCGTAAAATCTCTACTTGATTTAAACAATATTTAAACATATATGGACAAAGCCTACATTAAGCAATGTTCCTTGATCTGAgagttttcttattttgatacaAAATATCAAGAAGTGACTGGACCTTTCTCCTCTCAGGAACCATTCTCTGTATTTTAAGTGCAAAGAAGTCTATCAGTATGTGAAGAATGATTTATTGCAATTACCCTTATGCTGCAATGGTCATGACCTAGTTTTGGCTGAAAACCGTGTGATGCTCTTAGCCATTCTTCTTGGGAGCAGGTTCTTTAAATTGAACTGTTTGAGCTCATATGAGAAACTGCAGCTTCTCGTTTGGTTGTCGTGTAAATGAGGAGAATCTTTGATAGAGAGCGTCACACACTTTGAGCACTAGAGAGGAACTCGAAATTTCTTCCGATAatgaaaatttcttgataatcaCGGTTGATTCAGAGAAGGTAATTCATGTTATCATTGCATACTGATTATTTTGCCGTATTCCGTCCCTACTCTGCAGATTCTGCTACTTGAAAAACGGCTGCAGGATCAGTTGATGGTGCATGGTGCTCTAGAAAAAGCATTGGGATTTAGGTGTTCAGCTCTTGATTCTTCGAATGATAGTTTGATGCCAAAGGTAGCACCTTTCTGTTTGCTATCTGTAGATGCTTAGTTTTCTTTTATAACTTCCCTTCAGGAACCAATGTCATGAAGGTTTCATTTGCACAAAAATATCTTGAGTTTAGGGTTGTAGATGCTGTTATAACTATTAAttgctttttattattttcataagaatatgCCCGAGTGCTTATGTCGGCCCACTTGACTCTCTATATTATTTGATGGAATAAAACAACAATGTGAGATcatttctatttttcctttctttgggTTTTTTTCATATGTGACATAACATCCAGGTAAGCTCTCACTAAGCCTTATACctaaaaattatgggttaaCGATTCTATTGCTGTATTAGGATTTTCAtttatgaacttgaattttgtgtATTCTGACTTCATTTAATATCtttcttaactaatttatcttaTTCTTGGTAAGTTATTTAATACTACTTTTATCTGCTTCAGTCTGCCAAGGAACTGATAAGGGAGATTGCCGTGTTAGAGTTGGAAGTTACACATTTAGAGCAGTATCTGCTATCACTCTATCGAAAAGCTTTTGATCAACAAATATCCATGGTATCTCCCCCTGCTGTTGGAGAGAGAGCAGAAAAGCTATCGAGCACCCAACCAGGTCCATCTCAAGAAGCTGCAAAGCATGACATGTCATATGGTAGAAGAATTCCAGCAGTTCAATCTAGTCGGATACAGCTCCCTCGGAAATGGGCTACCAACGCAGAGAATGAAGCTTATGAAGTCAAATGCCACGAAAAACTAGCTGGTCCTGGTGTTCACCGGAGTCATTCCTCGCTTTCACAACGTGCAGTTTGTTCAGCTAGGATATCACCTTCAGAAGAAAGTCTAGCTAGAGCTCTTCGCTCATGCCACTCTCAACCTTTATCTTTTCTAGAGGTGGATAGACTTCCAGCTTTGCTTATCACTAGATGGTCTATCACTTTTCCTACAACCAACTGAATGCCTATCTGAAATTTCTTCTGATTGAGGTTTTTGATTGTTACTGCACAGGAAGAACAGAATGCTACTTCAGGGGTGATAAGCTTAGCAGAATATCTTGGTACCAATATCGCGGATCATGTTCCCGAGACTCCTAATAAACTTTCTGAGGATATGGTTAGATGCATGAGTGCTATATACTGCAAACTCGCTGACCCTCCTTTAGTTCATCATGGACTCCCATCTTCTCCTACTTCATCCTTTTCATCGATGAGTGCATTATCTCCTCAGTATTTGGGGGAAATGTGGAGTCCTGGCTATCAAAGAGAATCTACTCTTGATGCTCGTTTAATAAATCCTTTCCGAGTTGAAGGATTAAAAGAGTTTAGTGGACCATACAATGCAATGGTGGAGGTGCCCTTGATATGTAGGGATCGTCGGAGGTTGAAAGACATTGAAGACTTGCTACAAAATTATAAGTGAGTCTCCTGACTTTGGTATTATCAGTTTGTATCATGTGTATGAAATTATTAGCTACTGTATAAATTAGTAGTTTGGTTGatctatttattatatttaatcCTGTTTGATTCATTCTCTGTACCTTCTAGAATTGTTATTGCCTGCTAAGCTTTGCCAAGCatgtttgccaaaaaaaaaacagaattgATCTTGAAATTGTTGTTGCAACTAGTTTCTTTGAATAATCCCATTATTACCATTATTTAATTGATTCGGTAATTAACTCTAGCACCTAATCAGACTATTCATGACATGTTGGTTATTCTAATTTCTGACCATATGTTTATCACTTATTCAGGTCTATCATTCGCCAGTTGGAAACAGTTGAtccaaggaagatgaagaatgaAGAAAAGCTTGCCTTCTGGATCAACATACATAATGCCTTAATGATGCATGTAATGATTCTCCATCATTGTAAAACCTTCATCATGCTGTTCTCTATTTGATGTCCAATATTTTTTGTGTGACGTAATTAGTACTAGTTTGTGCTGCCTCTGCAGGtgtatttagaatatggcaTTCCACAAAATAATGCAAAAAAGGCATCACTGCTCATCAAGGTAATCACAATGGCAATTTGCACAGGTCTTAACCTCCGAAAACAGAAGTGTGTTTGGTTGAGTGATTAGGGAGTGACAAATCTCCTCGACATGATCTCttgattctctttactgcaggCTACGTGCGTAGTAGGTGGTCGCTCTGTAAGTGCAGCAACAATACAGGGTTCAATTCTAGGATGCCGTACAAATTGTCCCGGACAGGTTTGTCTCATATCCTTTTCAATATCTACTTATATTTTTGAGAATTTGTACCTTTTAGCACAAATGATGCTCATTTTCATGCTTTCTGGAATATCAAACTTCAGCAATGGTAATTGTTTCAGTTTCCCTAATTATGCATCTAGCATCTTAAGAGAAGTTTGCATACTGACATGCTATTCCTATCGTAACTAAAAGTAAGTGAAAATTCTTAACCATTTTAGTTGGATAGGACTTCCCTCCCTTtcttatcaaaagaaaaaaaaaaaatctaaatcatttcaaaaaaaaaggtttgacaTCAAAAAACAATTCAGGACTCCCGGATTCTAAGAGACATGATGATTATCTAATAGTACTACCACAGCAGAAGATAACCATTTGGTTATTATCCACTGGAAAATCAGCTTTCGCGAAGTTAAAGCTCTCTCATTTTCCATAACACCAACTGAACTGCTTACCCATACTTCGGCAAACAATTCCAAACAAACCTAATGGCTATTTTTCATTTGTAGTGGCTTTGGACATTTTTTAATCCAAGGATGAAGTATAAAGTTGGAGATGAGTGGCGAGCCTATGCAATCGAGCAACCAGAACCTCTCCTACGCTTTGCACTTTGTTCAGGAAGTCATTCTGATCCTGCGGTAAGCTTTTTCATGTAATCTcgctatattttaaatttacacTGGATGAAATGGCTGGCAAAGGATTAAGCTAAAAGGTTTTGTATCGTTGCATGTTCTTTTTTCATAGCCTGAGCCAGAATGGTCTCGATGTGGATTGCAATTCCTCTTGCCATCTCTTATTATATCGTATAAACCTTTCCATGTATTTTATTTACTTCTGGATTCACTCGACATTCTAGTTATATTTTGAATAGGCCACCTGATATCATTAGAATTACTACAATAAGCCAGTATTGATTAAAGTTACAAACTTGTAATACTGGTGCTAGAATTAGTCTCTTCTGAAACTGGTGTTGCATCTTCAGGTCCGGATATATACATCCAAGAGATTGTTCCAACAGCTAGAAGCTGCAAAAGAAGAATTCATTCGTGCATCTGTTGCTATTTGGAAGGAGCAGAAGATCCTTCTGCCAAAGGTTATTGATGCATATGCAAAAGACACAAGATTAAGTTCACAGGGTTTGGTAGACATGATTCAATGCTATCTTCCTGAGACTCTTAGGATGGCCATGCAGAGATGCCTACAAGGAAGAGCAAACAAGGTCATCGAGTGGATACCCTACAATTTCACATTTCGGTATCTGCTATCAAGAGAGTTAGCTTTTCCTCAGATTAACTGACCAAATACATCATTAAGAGAGGGAGAAAACAAAAGGGCTGGGAGTTTGTGTATTAGAATGGTATGAGTTGAttgtttattttcttctctttttttttgttttggtgggggggggggggggggggggtacaaCTAGGGTCGATACATGTGTACATAAAGCCTCACTAAACTGTATTATTTGTAAATCAATTAAACTTCATGAAACTTTGATGCAAGCGATGATGCTAAGGTAGGATATTATTGGTTTTCTTGTGCTAAAATGGATAGCTTGTCCATATTATTTTAGCTGATGGAATCATCTATATCTTAAATTCCATGAAGGCTGCAACCAATTATTGCAATAGGAATTGCGACGCCAGATTGGGAGCACATATATGAAATTTTAGTATGCATATTTAGAATATATCTAGAAAAAACAATtgcacaagtaggggtggcaaagGGTTTGGCCAAGCTGGGTTTACATTAAAACAAAACTCTCAGCCCATACATACTTCATGTATAAAGGGGTTGGAAAATATAAACCCTATATCCtgccaatttattttatataaactcATATTTACCTaccaaaatatttaaattttcacTCATTaattaagtatatatatatagagagagtggTAAACTTGCCAACACCCGGATAGATCTCCGCTCCGATCTCATCAGGTTTAGATTGAACAACGGAGATTGCACATAGATAATCCAAACAGTTAATCGTGATCTACTACTTATAAATTGCGTATACATCaaaattaatataattttatgatATGATCTCTAGTCTATGCATCAAGAAGTTAAAGAAACTTGTATTTGTTTCattttacttaaattgttcatgttttgattacttgatgcataggttagGAGTTtctaaatcatataattttttatgtaaaaatagtTTAAAGATAGTAGATCATATCTAATGGCTCGAACATCAACATGGAGCCTCCATCATTCAATCTTGATCTAATCGAACTGGGTGAAGAGCCACTCAAGTAGAGCAAAGTTTACCTCACATATAAATAATTGAAAATTGAAGTGTCTCACTTCCTCATTTTCAATAGGTCAATAGGCAAAGAATAAAGTCAAATTTAACTTGAAATTTAGCATCATAATCACAATAAACTCAatagtgtaggatacataatactcatcaattaattaaaaataaaactagtTAAAATGCAACCGTACATCTTGAAATCCTGTGATCCATCATATCCATCACGTTCTGTCCcagtatatatacacacacacacacatgaatatatctatctatctatctctctctctctctctctctctctctctctctctctctctctctctctctctctctctctttatatatatatatatatatatagagagagagagagagagagagaaaagggatATACTTAGGATCTGATCAAGGAGATCTCCACTTGGATCCAGTTAAGTCTTGATTAGAAGATGAAAATCTCATATTAATGATCCAAGTCGTTATATACAATCTATTATCT
It includes:
- the LOC103720790 gene encoding uncharacterized protein LOC103720790 isoform X2: MNSSKMSSRHKRSKSDSERRAREDKLDSSPKAFQKVKQEKGNGKGDFNMKKKPLPDAEIQHSLKQEILLLEKRLQDQLMVHGALEKALGFRCSALDSSNDSLMPKSAKELIREIAVLELEVTHLEQYLLSLYRKAFDQQISMVSPPAVGERAEKLSSTQPGPSQEAAKHDMSYGRRIPAVQSSRIQLPRKWATNAENEAYEVKCHEKLAGPGVHRSHSSLSQRAVCSARISPSEESLARALRSCHSQPLSFLEEEQNATSGVISLAEYLGTNIADHVPETPNKLSEDMVRCMSAIYCKLADPPLVHHGLPSSPTSSFSSMSALSPQYLGEMWSPGYQRESTLDARLINPFRVEGLKEFSGPYNAMVEVPLICRDRRRLKDIEDLLQNYKSIIRQLETVDPRKMKNEEKLAFWINIHNALMMHFVLPLQVYLEYGIPQNNAKKASLLIKATCVVGGRSVSAATIQGSILGCRTNCPGQWLWTFFNPRMKYKVGDEWRAYAIEQPEPLLRFALCSGSHSDPAVRIYTSKRLFQQLEAAKEEFIRASVAIWKEQKILLPKVIDAYAKDTRLSSQGLVDMIQCYLPETLRMAMQRCLQGRANKVIEWIPYNFTFRYLLSRELAFPQIN
- the LOC103720790 gene encoding uncharacterized protein LOC103720790 isoform X1; the protein is MNSSKMSSRHKRSKSDSERRAREDKLDSSPKAFQKVKQEKGNGKGDFNMKKKPLPDAEIQHSLKQEILLLEKRLQDQLMVHGALEKALGFRCSALDSSNDSLMPKSAKELIREIAVLELEVTHLEQYLLSLYRKAFDQQISMVSPPAVGERAEKLSSTQPGPSQEAAKHDMSYGRRIPAVQSSRIQLPRKWATNAENEAYEVKCHEKLAGPGVHRSHSSLSQRAVCSARISPSEESLARALRSCHSQPLSFLEEEQNATSGVISLAEYLGTNIADHVPETPNKLSEDMVRCMSAIYCKLADPPLVHHGLPSSPTSSFSSMSALSPQYLGEMWSPGYQRESTLDARLINPFRVEGLKEFSGPYNAMVEVPLICRDRRRLKDIEDLLQNYKSIIRQLETVDPRKMKNEEKLAFWINIHNALMMHVYLEYGIPQNNAKKASLLIKATCVVGGRSVSAATIQGSILGCRTNCPGQWLWTFFNPRMKYKVGDEWRAYAIEQPEPLLRFALCSGSHSDPAVRIYTSKRLFQQLEAAKEEFIRASVAIWKEQKILLPKVIDAYAKDTRLSSQGLVDMIQCYLPETLRMAMQRCLQGRANKVIEWIPYNFTFRYLLSRELAFPQIN